A genomic region of Chlorobaculum parvum NCIB 8327 contains the following coding sequences:
- a CDS encoding glycosyltransferase gives MIRILCLHVAENQASYRYRVAQFLPYWKEYDIDLQALRITSKSYPEKLSIALRSKDYDYVWLQRKPLASLLTNIIAHNSRLIYDYDDALYAIESYRKTKPKPVHPGSKQTIKRLNTVLKHSSLVFAGSYALAEYARKFNPDNTIIIPTAYSNIPKPPPPVAAERPITIGWIGNTGNLYFLAMIDQATSAIQQRFPSTRFSVMSGKAPEGLKTRWEFVPWSEKLEESWLDSVDIGIMPLQDDDWSRGKCAFKLLQYMAHAKPVVASAVGANLKAVLHGSNGFLASSNAEWEQALETLVSNTSLRLAMGEESLKHFRSAYERQRVQEKMATLLHNHFRQTKTR, from the coding sequence AAAACCAGGCCAGCTACCGGTATCGAGTTGCCCAGTTCCTTCCTTACTGGAAAGAGTATGATATCGATCTGCAAGCACTGCGCATCACCAGTAAAAGCTATCCCGAAAAACTCTCGATTGCGCTCCGAAGCAAAGACTACGATTACGTATGGCTGCAACGCAAACCGCTTGCCTCACTGTTAACCAACATCATTGCACACAACAGTCGCCTGATTTACGATTACGATGATGCGCTGTACGCCATAGAGAGTTATCGCAAAACAAAGCCCAAGCCAGTTCATCCAGGCTCGAAGCAGACCATTAAACGCCTTAACACGGTACTAAAGCACTCGTCGCTTGTATTTGCGGGAAGTTATGCTCTGGCGGAGTATGCACGCAAATTCAACCCAGACAACACCATCATCATCCCCACGGCCTATAGTAACATTCCAAAACCACCGCCGCCAGTTGCGGCTGAACGCCCAATAACGATTGGCTGGATAGGCAATACCGGCAATCTTTACTTTCTCGCCATGATCGACCAAGCCACATCAGCGATACAACAACGCTTTCCCTCCACCAGATTTTCGGTCATGAGTGGCAAAGCGCCGGAAGGGCTCAAAACTCGCTGGGAGTTTGTTCCGTGGTCAGAAAAGCTCGAAGAGAGCTGGCTCGACTCGGTTGACATCGGCATCATGCCTCTTCAGGATGACGATTGGAGCCGGGGTAAGTGCGCCTTTAAACTCTTGCAATATATGGCACACGCCAAGCCGGTTGTGGCCTCTGCAGTGGGCGCAAACCTGAAAGCTGTTCTCCATGGAAGTAACGGCTTCCTGGCAAGCTCCAATGCGGAATGGGAGCAAGCTCTCGAAACACTCGTTTCAAACACAAGCCTGCGCCTTGCAATGGGAGAAGAGAGCCTGAAGCACTTCCGCTCAGCCTATGAACGCCAACGGGTTCAGGAAAAAATGGCAACCCTGCTACACAACCATTTCAGGCAGACAAAAACCCGGTAA